In Myxococcales bacterium, the sequence CACCGCTTGCGGACGGTGGGGAGGGCGCCACCTCCGGCGAGGCGCTCGCCGCAAAGGGCCCGCAGGAAGAGGAAGGCGGCTGCGCCATCGGCGGGGGCTCGTCGCGCGTCGCCGCCATGGGAGGGCTCATGGCCATGGCGTTGTGGGTCGTTCGACGACGACGGCGAAGCGCATGAGGCTCCGTGCATGACCGCCAAGAAGTCGCCTCCCTGGGTTCTCATCGCCGTCCTGGCCTTGGTCGCCGTCGTTGTGATTGGAGGCCTCGTCGTCGGAGGCTTCGTCATCTACTTCATGAGCCAGAAGGACACGCTCGTTGCGGAAGGAAAGGCTGCACGGAGCGAGGGTGCCAGTGCGGGGCGCTCGCGCGACCGCGACCAATGCGTCGACGAGGCGCTCCTGCGCAACGACGCCTGCGGCGTGGCGGCGATTTCGTGCGAGGTCAAGAACGGCATGTTCCTCGAGGGATGCCTGGATACGGCGAGGCCCGGCCGTGACTTCTGCGTGGCGGTGCCGCGCCACGAAGAGATCGTCAAGGGCTCGGTCTGGCTCCAACGGGAGTGCGCGAAGCGGGGGCGCGCGCAGGTGTTGTCGTGCACTCGCCTCTTGCAGACGGTGCAGAAGCGCTGCCATCGCGAGCCCGCGCCGGCGGCGCGCGAGTGACGCCTTCATCCGCCGCGGCCGCGCCCCGATTGACAGAGGCGCGGGCTTTGTTTATCGTACATCAACGATGAAGGCGATGCCCCAAGCCTCCGAGCCATGCTGCCCTCCCGCGAAGGCGCAGGCCGACCTGCGTCCCGTCGAGGGCGACGAGGCCGACGAGGAGCTGGCCACGCTATCCAAGGCGCTCGGGCACGCGGCGCGCGTGAAGATCGTTCGCATCCTCCTGCGCAAGAACGGCTGCGTCTGCGGCGACATCGTGGACGAGCTGCCGCTGGCGCAGTCCACCGTGTCTCAACACCTTAAGGTCTTGAAGGAAGCTGGCCTCATTCGCGGCGACGTGGACGGGCCGCGGGTCTGCTACTGCATCGAGCCGCACGCGCTCCGTCGCCTGCGAGCGCTCGTAGGGGGGCTTTGAGCTCGCGCCCCGCTCTTTATATCGTTCATCGTCGATTGCCGAAAGGAATCCCATGCCCGTGACCATCCGCGTATTCGACCCCGCCATGTGCTGCTCGACCGGCGTCTGCGGCCCGAGCCTCGATCCCGAGCTCGCCCGCTTCGCAGCCGACGTCGACTGGCTCCAGAAGCAGGGCGTCACGGTCGAGCGCTTCAACCTGTCGCAGCAGCCCGCAGCGTTCGCCGACACTCCCGCCGTGAAGGAAGCACTCGGGCGCGGCACGGCCGTACTGCCCCTTGTCCTGGTGGGCGATCGCATCGCGGTCGAATCGGCCTATCCCTCGCGCGAGACCCTCGCCGCGCTCGCCGGATTGGTCGTGAAGAAGCACGACGTCGCGCCCGTCGCCTCGACCGGGTGCTGTGGCCCCACTGCCTCGGCCAAGTCGAAGACCGGCTGCTGCTGAGGCGCGCGCCCATGCACGTCCTCGAACGCGCTCCGCGCAATCTCTTTTTCACGGGCAAGGGTGGCGTCGGCAAGACCAGCGTGGCGTGTGCGACGGCCATTGCGCTAGCCGAGCGCGGACGACGGGTGCTCCTCGTGAGCACCGACCCAGCGTCCAATCTCGACGAGGTGCTCGAGACGCCGCTCGCCGCCGAGCCGCGGGCCGTGACGGCCGTGCGGGGTCTGTACGCCCGTAACATCGATCCCGAGGCCGCTGCGCACGCTTACCGCGAGCGGATGGTCGGGCCGTATCGGGGGGTGCTGCCCGACGCAGCGGTGCGGAGCATCGAGGAGCAGCTCTCAGGCGCGTGCACCGTGGAAATTGCCGCGTTCGACGAGTTCTCGAAGCTCCTCGGTGACGCGCGCGCGACGGCGGACTTCGAGCACGTCGTCTTCGACACGGCTCCCACCGGGCACACGCTGCGCCTGCTCGAATTGCCGGCCGCGTGGACCGGTTTCCTCGAGACGAACGTAGGCGGTACATCCTGCTTGGGCCCGCTCGCCGGTCTCAAGGCTCAGCAGGCGCTCTACGACGGCTCACGTGCGGCGCTCATCGACGGCTCCCGCACCGCGCTCGTCCTCGTGGCGCGCGCCGACGTCGCGGCACTCCGCGAAGCCGAGCGGACTCGCGGCGAGCTCGCGGCACTGGGGATCGAGCGACAGGAGCTGGTCATCAACGGCATCTTCCGCGCGCACGACCTGACGGACCCGATCGCCGTGGCAATGGATCGGCGAGGTGCGGACGCGCTGGCCAGCATGCCCGCGGGGCTGCGCGCGCTCTCGCGCACCGAGCTCCCTCTCCTGCCATTCGGGCTCGTGGGCATCGCGCCGCTGCGGCAGCTCTTCGCACGGACGGCCTCGGCCACAGCTCCGCTGGCGGCCGCCCCGCTCGACGCGTCCGCAGCGCCATCTGCCGCGCCACTTGCTGCGCTCGTGCCGGCTCTCGAGTCCAGGGGGCACGGCGTGATCATGACGATGGGGAAGGGGGGGGTCGGAAAGACGACCGTCGCCGTCAACGTGGCCGTCGAGCTGGCGCGCCGCGGGCACAAGGTGCACCTGACGACGACGGATCCCGCGGCGCACGTCGAGGAGACGCTCGGAGGCGCCGTCGACGGCATTCGCGTGAGCCGCATCGACCCCGCGGCGGAGACGCGTGCCTACTCCGAGGAGGTGCTTCGCACAGCGGGCGCGAACCTCGACGCCGCCGGTCGTGCGCTGCTCGAGGAAGACCTGCGGAGCCCGTGCACCGAGGAGATCGCTGTCTTTCGCGCGTTCGCGCGCATCGTCGACGAAGGCGAGCTCGGGTTCGTCGTCATCGACACGGCGCCCACCGGGCACACGCTGCTCCTGCTCGACGCGGCCGAGTCGTACCATCGTGAGGTGCTTCGAAGCTCGGGCTCGGCACCGGAGGAGGTCCGACGACTCTTGCCGCGCCTCCGTGACGCAGCGTTCACCAAGATCCTCCTCGTCACGCTGCCGGAGGCGACACCCGTGCACGAGGCGGCGGCGCTCCAGCGTGACCTCGAGCGCGCCGACATCCGCCCCTTCGGTTGGGTCATTAACCAGAGCCTCAGGCCGCTCAAGGTGACGGACCCCGTGCTCGTGCGGCGCCGCGAGAGCGAAGCCCGCTTCCACGCGGAGGTGGCAGCACTGGCGCCGCGGGTCGCCGTCGTTCCCTGGTTGGTGGCGGTCAAGGCACAGCCGCGCCTCGACTTCTTCGTCACGACCAATTCGTCACCCGCGGAGGTGGCCGGCGCGTGAGCCACCACTCACGGACCGAACGGAAGGCCTGAACCATGAGCCACGAGACCAAGAGCATCCTGTTTCTCTGCGTCGCGAACTCCGCGCGCAGCCAGATGGCTGAGGGACTCGGCCGCCTGATCTTCGGCGACCGCGTCTCGGTCATGAGCGCCGGCAGCGAGCCTTCGAAGGTGAGCCCCTACGCCGTCGAGGTCATGCGCGAGCTCGGCGTCGATCTGACGATGCACCACTCGAAGTCCGTGCAGACCATCGACCCGTTGACCGTCGGCACTGTGATCACGCTGTGTGCCGAGGAGGTCTGCCCCGTGTTCCTCGGCAAGGCTCGGCGGCTGCACTGGCCGATCCCAGACCCGGCCAGCAAGGACCCTTCGATTCCGCGCGAGGAGATGCTCGCGCGTTTCCGGACGGCGCGAGACACCATCCGCGGAATGCTCGAGCGCTTCGCGGCGGAGGAGCGCATCGGGTGAGCGGTGGCGCCCCCTCCCTTTGCGGAGCCAGGCTCGCAGCGCGATTCGCCAAACACTGAGGCGTCGCCGCCTGGGGGCGGCTGTCGCCCTCGCCCGGTCGATAGCCAAGATGTCGGAGCGGCCGCCCCTCTCGCGCGCGAATGAAGGTAAGGCGGTCCTTCGTTCGGCTCGCTGATCCTCGCGCGTCAGCCCGCCGAGATAGCGCCGTGGTCGTCGCAGTGGCTGGCGTGCGGGTGGTGCAGGTGCCCGGCGACGAGGTAGTCGACATGATCGCCGTGCGGGACCGTCTCGTGACCGCAACCGGTGCCGTGGACATGGCCCTGGGCGTGACCGGCGCAGCTGTGCGAAGGCGTGCACGCAGCGGGGTTGGCGGCGCCCACCTCGATAGTGCACTCATCCATGTGGCCGTCATGGCCGCGGTGGAGATGGCCGTCGTGGAGGTAGTCGACGTGATCGCCGTGGCGGATCGCGAGATGCCCGCAATCGGCGCCGTGAACGTGATCGTGATTGGGGTGAGTGTTGTGGCTCATGAGGTCCTCTTTCGTTGGGATGGCGAGGCGACGATTGCGGGCTCGCCGGCGTGATCCAGCGCGGCCCGAATGAGCTCGCGAACATGGTCGTCCGCGAGTGAGTAGTAGATGTGCTTGCCTTCGCGGCGGCGCTTCACGATGCGCTCGGCGTGCAGCACGCGAAGCTGCTGGGAGAGGGTGGAGAGCTTGGTGTCGCGCGCCTCGGCGAGCTCCGTGACGCAGCACTCGCCGGCGTCGAGGCGGTGCAACAGCCGGAGGCGCGCCAGATCGCCAGCCGCTCGGAAGAGCGCCGCGGCGCGCTCAAACGCCGTGTCACTCACCTCCGGAACGTGGGGGTGATCGGCAGCGTGGGGGCCGCAGTCTTGTGCACGCCTCGATGTGCCACGGTCTGTCATTTCAACGACTGTTGAATTGATGTACCAACGCCCGGCAGTCCGGTCAACCCGCACACGCGCAAAGCCCGTGGCGGGCAGCGGCGGGCGTGCGCAAAGACCGTCCTCGTCAAGAATGTCGTTGCGGATATATATCCGGCATGGAATATGTCGGCCATGCTAGCGAGGACACTGAGTGCGCTGGCGGAGCCGCACCGACTCCGGATGCTCGACGCCCTTCGCGAGGGGCCGCAACCCGTTGCGGTGCTCGGCGCCGCAGCCGGCCTCGCCCAGCCGCAGACTTCGAAACATCTTCGGGTGCTGCGGGAGGCGGGCCTCGTTGGGGTGAGGCCCGATGGGCAACGACGCCTCTACGCACTGCGAGCCACCCCGCTGCGGGAGATCGACGAGTGGCTGCAGCGATACCGCAACGTGCTCGACGCCAACTACGCCCGACTCGATGAACTGCTCGCACGCGGCGACGACGATTCGAGACCAAAGCGCCAGAAGAAGGAGGAGAGAGCCCGATGACATCGAAGCTGGAAGCCGAACTCGTAGGTGACACCCAACTCCGCGTGACGCGGCGCTTCGCCGCGGCCCCCGAGCGCCTGTTTCGCGCCCACTTCGAGCCCGCGCTCGTGAAGCAGTGGATGCTCGGCCCGCCCGGGTGGACCATGCCGGTCTGCGAGATCGCGCCCATCGTCGGGGCCTCGATCCACATGCGTTGGGAGAAGCGCGCTGGTGAGAGCTTCGGCATGCGCGGCACAGTGCTCGAGCTCGAGCCACCCCAGCGCAGCGTGCACACCGAACTCTTCGAGCTCCCGGGAGCGACCGAGAGTGTCGTGGAGACGCGATTCGTCGCAGAGGGTACCGGCACGCGCCTGGAGCTGCTGATCACCTACGCGTCGAAGGCAGCGCGCGACGCAGCCATGGGCTCGGGCATGACCAGCGGCATGGAGGCGTCGTACGCACGCATCGACCGATTGCCCACGTAAGCGCTGGGACCGAAAGCGCGCCAGCGAGCGTCAGCCACTCGGGTGCCGATGCTCGTGGCCCTTCTGGATCGCGACGCGGAGGTCGTCCTCGGTCACCTCGCCCACGGGCTTGTGGACCTTTACCTGTCGCGGCTCGCTCCCTGCACGCAAGAGCGCGACCACGGTCTCGATCGGCGGGCAGCCCGGCTCGGTGCAGGAGAGCTCGTTGACGACCACCGCATCGTCGTCGGCAGCGTCGAACAGCGTGCGCGCCGCCGCTTTGAGCGCGCGAATCGCAGCTGAGCGGCGCTCGTTGTTGCGCGGCCCAAACACTAGTTCACCTCCCAGAAGCAGAGACGGCCGCTCGCGTCTCCACCGAGCAGGCCGCCGTGCTCCGGGTGCCAGGACAGCGCCGTCACTTCATCCTCCAAAAACGCGTAGCGCACTGGCTGGGTTCCGCGCCGCGGCTCCCACAACAAGATGGAAGTGTCCTGCGCGCCGCTGGCGAGCACGCCCTTGCTGGGGCTGAACGCGAGCCTCGTACAAACGGCCTTGTGCGAAACGAGCTGAATCGGTCGAGTGCCTTCGGGGCCCTTCCCACGAAAGTCCCAGACCGTCACGGTCGCGTCGCCCGAGGTTGCGAGGAGCTTTGACTCGCTGTCCCAGGCGAGGGCCTTCGGCTTGAAGGGGTATCCGTTCATCTCCGAGTCCTGCCCCGTTGCAAGGCGCCAGAAGTGAACCGAGCTGTCTTGGCTCCCGCAGGCGATGACCTTGGCATCGGGGCTCCAAGCGAGGGAGATGAGCGAGCCCTTCCACTCGAACCGCCGCGCCTTTGCGCCGGCCACGAAGGGCCAGATGTGCACCCCCCCGTAGCAGGTCGTCGCGAGGGCCGTGCCGTCGGCGCGCCAGGCTAGATTGCTAACGGTGCTCGGCAGCGGCTCCGTCTCGACAATCGGCGCGCCCTCCGAGTCCCAGACGCGGACCTTCCGGCCAGCGCCCGTGGCGATGCGTCCGCCGGCGGGTGCCCACGCCACATGTTCAACCCATTGAGCACCGCCGCCTGGCAACTCGCGGACTAGCGCGCCCGTGGCGCTCCAGACCTTGGCGTTGGGCTCCTGCCCACAGGTCGCGAACCGGCCTCCGTCCGGCGAGACGCTCACGCCGAAGACACCGCCCTCGTGCGCGCGCTGTCGAAAGAGCTCGCGTCCCGTCGCCACGTCGAGGCCAAGGACGTGACCATCACCCGCACCGACGACGCAGAGACGCCCATCCCTCGAGACCTCGGCGGCCACCACGTAGTCGCCGGCGTCGCATGTCCAGCGCGGCACGAGCTCCGTTTTCCCGCGCGCCACGTCCACGGTCACGCGAGGCATCGTTCGAACCCTCGCGTGAGCGCCTCGCGGTCAAGCTTTCGCCCGATGAAGACGAGATCGCTGGCGCGCCGCGAAGAGCCCCAAGGCCGATCCTCGCGTCCGTCAAAGAGCATGTGGACGCCCTGAAACACGAACCGGTTGGCCGAGCCCTTGATGTTGAGGATGCCCTTCATGCGAAAGATGTCGGCGCCCTTGTCGCGCAACAACTGCGACACCCACTTGTTGAGGCGCTCGCCGTCGATCTCACCGTCGAGGTGGACCCCCACGGAGGTCACCTGGTCGTCGTGAGTGTGCCCGGCGGCGAACTCGTGCTCACTGCTGGGCTGGATCGAGCCGACGCCGCGACGCACCGCCAGCCCGAACTCCGACGGCAGGTGCTGCGTGTAGAGGCCCACGCGCCCCCCCCGTGGCGCGCGAAGCTCGAACCGCTTAGCGCCGGCAGAATCAAGCTTCAGCCTCGCTGGCGCGGCCGCCCCGACCTCGATCCGGCCACCGGGCGCCGCGGCGACCGCTGGCTCCGACCAGACGCGCACGGCTCGTTCCGCCTCAGTGCGCGTCCCCGCCGGCTCGCCGTTCTCCAGGTAGGTCACGACCAAGTCCATGCTGGGATCGGGACCGTCCTCCAGCACGAGCTCGTATGCGCCCTCCTCGACCTCAAAGGTGCCGGCCCACTCGAAGGGATACTCCGGCTCCAGGAACGTCGGCTTGGCGGCCACGGCGCGATCGAGGTCGAAGCCGCCGACGTCGAGGACCGCAGGGATCGGCACGTCAGCGTTTCGGGCCCGCAGCACCTTCGCCATCGAATTCATGCTCGTCACCCGCCGCTCGAGTTGCTCGAGCTCGCGTTCGCTCACCAGATCGGTCTTGTTGAGAACGAGCACGTCGGCGAAGGCGATCTGCTCCTTGCACTCGTTCGAGTCTTCCAAGTGCAAGTGCACGTGCTTGGCGTCGACGAGCGTGACGATCCCATCGAGCGAGAAGAGGTCGCGAAGCTCGTCGTCGACGAAAAAGGTCTGCGCGACGGGGCCCGGGTCCGCCATGCCCGTCGTCTCGACCAAGATGTGGTCAAACTTGTCGCGGCGCTTCATGAGGTTGCCGAGGATGCGAATGAGATCTCCGCGAACGGTGCAGCAGATGCAGCCGTTGTTCATCTCGAAGACCTCCTCATCGGCGTTGATGACGAGTGCCTGGTCGATGCCGATTTCGCCGAACTCGTTTTCGATGACGGCGATCCGCTTGCCATGGTTCTCCGTGAGGATGCGGTTGAGCAGGGTGGTCTTCCCAGAGCCGAGAAAGCCGGTGAGCACGGTGACGGGAATCTTCTTCATCTTGAGACCTCGTGAGCCAGACCTTCGTGGTTGCTACATGCAATACAGATGCATCAATCAAGGCGCACGGCCGGGCCGATTAACCTGCCCCCGCAGAGACCGCCGCGCGCACCAACATCGCGAGGCCCAAGCCGATGCTCAGCATCGCCGCGAGAACGGTGATGGCGCTTCGCAGCGGCCCCTCGCGCCGCATTGTCCAATTAATCGGTCGCGACATCAGCACAGTGAGCGTGACCATCCCGATGACGGTCCCGAGCGCCACCAAACCGAGGTAGGCGACGGCGAGCAGGCGGGAGCCGATCGTGGTGGCGGCGAGCAGCGCGATCCCGGCCGAGCCCGCGAGCCCGTGAACCAGACCGATAAACAGCGGTCGCGCAGAGGCCCCAGTGACCGCCGACTCGCGGACTTCCGCCCGATGGCCGCGCGCGAAGTGCCACGCGCCGAAGCCGATGAGCATCAGCGCCACAAGGAGTTCGCCCCCGCGTTCGAGGGATTCGGGGATGCGCACGTCGGCGAGGACGATTAGGAACCCCAGCGCGAGAAACGCGACGGTGTGCCCGGCGCCCCAGAGCGCCGCGATGCGGGCGGCCTTCCACACACCTGGCTCTCGCTGAACGAGCGCCGACACGACGACTACGTGATCCGCGTCGGTCGCGTGGCGAAGCCCCAGCCCGATTCCGAGGAGCAGCACCGAGAGGCCGGTCATGGATTCTCAAGACGCGGTAGACGAGACCGAACGCCGGCCCGCCTTGGCGCGCACGCCAACTGGCAAAGAAGAGCACTCAAGAGTCGCCTACCGTGCTCGCGATCAACACGACACGAACTCGACCAGTGCCCTCGATTGGCGGCGAGCGGTGAACGGCTCCGCGATGGGTCGCGTGGCGACCGCCTTTCATCATGAGCACGTCGCCGGGGACAGCATGACGGATCGCCGACGCGTCACGCACGATCTCCTTGTTCGCATCGCAGGGACAGTCCGGAGGGTGGTCGAGCGCCTCGCGGCGTACCGCCTCATCGGGGACCCATTCCGTACCGGGCCCCACGTATGTCGTCACAAGGCGGTACTGGACGTAGTCGACGTGGAACTTTCGGCACTGATCCGTTCGAACCGCACCGAAC encodes:
- a CDS encoding arsenate reductase ArsC → MSHETKSILFLCVANSARSQMAEGLGRLIFGDRVSVMSAGSEPSKVSPYAVEVMRELGVDLTMHHSKSVQTIDPLTVGTVITLCAEEVCPVFLGKARRLHWPIPDPASKDPSIPREEMLARFRTARDTIRGMLERFAAEERIG
- a CDS encoding winged helix-turn-helix transcriptional regulator, producing the protein MPQASEPCCPPAKAQADLRPVEGDEADEELATLSKALGHAARVKIVRILLRKNGCVCGDIVDELPLAQSTVSQHLKVLKEAGLIRGDVDGPRVCYCIEPHALRRLRALVGGL
- a CDS encoding SRPBCC domain-containing protein codes for the protein MTSKLEAELVGDTQLRVTRRFAAAPERLFRAHFEPALVKQWMLGPPGWTMPVCEIAPIVGASIHMRWEKRAGESFGMRGTVLELEPPQRSVHTELFELPGATESVVETRFVAEGTGTRLELLITYASKAARDAAMGSGMTSGMEASYARIDRLPT
- a CDS encoding GTP-binding protein, with product MKKIPVTVLTGFLGSGKTTLLNRILTENHGKRIAVIENEFGEIGIDQALVINADEEVFEMNNGCICCTVRGDLIRILGNLMKRRDKFDHILVETTGMADPGPVAQTFFVDDELRDLFSLDGIVTLVDAKHVHLHLEDSNECKEQIAFADVLVLNKTDLVSERELEQLERRVTSMNSMAKVLRARNADVPIPAVLDVGGFDLDRAVAAKPTFLEPEYPFEWAGTFEVEEGAYELVLEDGPDPSMDLVVTYLENGEPAGTRTEAERAVRVWSEPAVAAAPGGRIEVGAAAPARLKLDSAGAKRFELRAPRGGRVGLYTQHLPSEFGLAVRRGVGSIQPSSEHEFAAGHTHDDQVTSVGVHLDGEIDGERLNKWVSQLLRDKGADIFRMKGILNIKGSANRFVFQGVHMLFDGREDRPWGSSRRASDLVFIGRKLDREALTRGFERCLA
- a CDS encoding DUF1826 domain-containing protein, with the protein product MSWHRELPPGLDEQLVEWAKHFPAQFDEILCMPNYELSGATRGLGAQARTWLTTDIATLLARFAHVADARRLRVSFGAVRTDQCRKFHVDYVQYRLVTTYVGPGTEWVPDEAVRREALDHPPDCPCDANKEIVRDASAIRHAVPGDVLMMKGGRHATHRGAVHRSPPIEGTGRVRVVLIASTVGDS
- a CDS encoding WD40 repeat domain-containing protein: MPRVTVDVARGKTELVPRWTCDAGDYVVAAEVSRDGRLCVVGAGDGHVLGLDVATGRELFRQRAHEGGVFGVSVSPDGGRFATCGQEPNAKVWSATGALVRELPGGGAQWVEHVAWAPAGGRIATGAGRKVRVWDSEGAPIVETEPLPSTVSNLAWRADGTALATTCYGGVHIWPFVAGAKARRFEWKGSLISLAWSPDAKVIACGSQDSSVHFWRLATGQDSEMNGYPFKPKALAWDSESKLLATSGDATVTVWDFRGKGPEGTRPIQLVSHKAVCTRLAFSPSKGVLASGAQDTSILLWEPRRGTQPVRYAFLEDEVTALSWHPEHGGLLGGDASGRLCFWEVN
- a CDS encoding winged helix-turn-helix transcriptional regulator; amino-acid sequence: MLARTLSALAEPHRLRMLDALREGPQPVAVLGAAAGLAQPQTSKHLRVLREAGLVGVRPDGQRRLYALRATPLREIDEWLQRYRNVLDANYARLDELLARGDDDSRPKRQKKEERAR
- the arsD gene encoding arsenite efflux transporter metallochaperone ArsD; the encoded protein is MPVTIRVFDPAMCCSTGVCGPSLDPELARFAADVDWLQKQGVTVERFNLSQQPAAFADTPAVKEALGRGTAVLPLVLVGDRIAVESAYPSRETLAALAGLVVKKHDVAPVASTGCCGPTASAKSKTGCC
- the arsA gene encoding arsenical pump-driving ATPase, with amino-acid sequence MHVLERAPRNLFFTGKGGVGKTSVACATAIALAERGRRVLLVSTDPASNLDEVLETPLAAEPRAVTAVRGLYARNIDPEAAAHAYRERMVGPYRGVLPDAAVRSIEEQLSGACTVEIAAFDEFSKLLGDARATADFEHVVFDTAPTGHTLRLLELPAAWTGFLETNVGGTSCLGPLAGLKAQQALYDGSRAALIDGSRTALVLVARADVAALREAERTRGELAALGIERQELVINGIFRAHDLTDPIAVAMDRRGADALASMPAGLRALSRTELPLLPFGLVGIAPLRQLFARTASATAPLAAAPLDASAAPSAAPLAALVPALESRGHGVIMTMGKGGVGKTTVAVNVAVELARRGHKVHLTTTDPAAHVEETLGGAVDGIRVSRIDPAAETRAYSEEVLRTAGANLDAAGRALLEEDLRSPCTEEIAVFRAFARIVDEGELGFVVIDTAPTGHTLLLLDAAESYHREVLRSSGSAPEEVRRLLPRLRDAAFTKILLVTLPEATPVHEAAALQRDLERADIRPFGWVINQSLRPLKVTDPVLVRRRESEARFHAEVAALAPRVAVVPWLVAVKAQPRLDFFVTTNSSPAEVAGA